A genomic window from Pseudomonas alcaligenes includes:
- a CDS encoding glutamine synthetase family protein has translation MTTTRFPDLLSEVRAFRAAHPDVRYVELICLDIPGHFYGKRYPLDMLEKVAAGGPLKVPQNCVLLGAQGGLHPIGDYCFNDGDPDAPRRLIPGTLKLVRWEKQPLGQMLISSDGTEAPIEFEPREVLARVLKRLQAKGIRPVVAFELEFYLFDRKLDDGLPRFPRDPLTDDEDDQPNMHIERLSRFSEVLHEMVEAAQEQGVDANVITAELGPGQFEINFAHCDDGLHAADQAALFCRSTRGVAMKHGYRASFMSKPYLDAPGSGMHVHVSLYDEGGNNLLDLDQQRPLRHAVAGCLELLPHCMPIFAANHNAFRRYGAMVNSASKASWGFEDRDACIRIPESDGRNLRIEHRLAGADANPYLVLAAILSGMEHGLEQGREPIPSLNQDRSSGIGFPKDMLTAVAAMASHEVVKEKLGSEFVFVYCENKRQDHLQFMHDISAREYRWFL, from the coding sequence ATGACAACAACAAGATTCCCCGACCTGCTCAGCGAAGTGCGCGCCTTCCGCGCCGCCCACCCCGACGTGCGCTACGTCGAACTGATCTGCCTGGACATCCCCGGGCACTTCTACGGCAAGCGCTACCCCCTCGACATGCTGGAGAAGGTCGCCGCCGGCGGCCCGCTCAAGGTGCCGCAGAACTGCGTGCTGCTCGGCGCCCAGGGCGGCCTGCACCCGATCGGCGACTACTGCTTCAACGACGGCGACCCGGATGCGCCGCGGCGCCTGATCCCCGGCACTCTGAAACTAGTGCGCTGGGAGAAGCAGCCGCTGGGGCAGATGCTGATCAGCTCCGACGGCACCGAAGCGCCCATCGAGTTCGAGCCGCGCGAGGTGCTGGCCCGCGTGCTGAAACGCCTGCAGGCCAAGGGCATCCGCCCGGTGGTGGCCTTCGAGCTGGAGTTCTACCTGTTCGACCGCAAGCTCGACGACGGCCTGCCGCGCTTCCCGCGCGACCCGCTGACCGATGACGAGGACGACCAGCCGAACATGCATATCGAGCGCCTGTCGCGCTTCTCCGAAGTGCTGCACGAGATGGTCGAGGCCGCCCAGGAGCAGGGCGTGGACGCCAACGTGATCACCGCCGAACTCGGTCCGGGCCAGTTCGAGATCAACTTCGCCCACTGCGACGACGGCCTGCATGCCGCCGACCAGGCCGCCCTGTTCTGCCGCAGCACCCGCGGCGTGGCGATGAAACATGGCTACCGGGCCAGCTTCATGAGCAAGCCCTACCTGGACGCGCCGGGCAGCGGCATGCACGTGCACGTCAGCCTTTACGACGAGGGCGGCAACAACCTGCTCGACCTTGATCAGCAGCGCCCGCTGCGCCACGCCGTGGCCGGCTGCCTGGAGCTGCTGCCGCACTGCATGCCGATCTTCGCCGCCAACCACAACGCCTTCCGCCGCTACGGCGCCATGGTCAACTCGGCGAGCAAGGCCAGCTGGGGCTTCGAGGACCGCGACGCGTGCATCCGCATCCCCGAGTCGGACGGCCGCAACCTGCGCATCGAACACCGCCTGGCCGGCGCCGACGCCAACCCCTACCTGGTGCTGGCGGCCATCCTCAGCGGCATGGAACACGGCCTGGAGCAGGGCCGCGAGCCGATCCCCTCGCTCAACCAGGACCGCAGCAGCGGCATCGGCTTCCCCAAGGACATGCTGACCGCAGTGGCGGCCATGGCGTCGCATGAGGTGGTGAAGGAGAAACTGGGCAGCGAGTTCGTCTTCGTCTACTGCGAGAACAAGCGCCAGGATCACCTGCAGTTCATGCACGACATCAGCGCACGGGAGTATCGCTGGTTCCTCTGA
- the trpA gene encoding tryptophan synthase subunit alpha, whose product MSRLQSRFAELKQQNRAALVTFVTAGDPDYSSSLEILKGLPAAGADVIELGMPFTDPMADGPAIQLANIRALAAKQNLPKTLQMVREFRATDSSTPLVLMGYYNPIFAYGVERFIADAKEAGVDGLIIVDLPPEHNDELCEPAQAAGLDFIRLTTPTTDDQRLPTVLNGSSGFVYYVSVAGVTGAGAATMDHVEQAVARLRRHTDLPLCIGFGIRTPEHAADVARRADGVVVGSALVDQVAKAESPAQAIDGVLSLCAQLAEGVRGARH is encoded by the coding sequence ATGAGCCGCCTGCAGAGCCGCTTTGCCGAGCTGAAACAACAGAACCGCGCGGCGCTGGTGACCTTCGTCACCGCCGGCGATCCGGACTACTCCAGCAGCCTGGAAATCCTCAAGGGCCTGCCGGCCGCCGGCGCCGACGTGATCGAGCTGGGCATGCCCTTCACCGACCCGATGGCCGATGGCCCGGCGATCCAGCTGGCCAACATCCGCGCCCTGGCGGCCAAGCAGAACCTGCCGAAGACGCTGCAGATGGTCCGCGAATTCCGCGCCACCGACAGCAGCACGCCGCTGGTGCTGATGGGCTACTACAACCCGATCTTCGCCTACGGCGTCGAGCGTTTCATCGCCGACGCCAAGGAAGCCGGAGTCGACGGCCTGATCATCGTCGACCTGCCGCCGGAGCATAATGACGAGCTGTGCGAGCCGGCTCAGGCTGCCGGTCTGGACTTCATCCGCCTGACCACCCCGACCACCGACGACCAGCGCCTGCCCACCGTGCTCAACGGCAGCTCGGGCTTCGTCTACTACGTCTCGGTGGCCGGCGTGACCGGTGCCGGCGCGGCCACCATGGACCACGTCGAGCAGGCCGTCGCCCGCCTGCGCCGGCATACCGACCTGCCGCTGTGCATCGGTTTCGGCATCCGCACCCCCGAGCACGCCGCCGACGTGGCGCGCCGCGCCGATGGCGTGGTGGTGGGTTCGGCGCTGGTCGACCAGGTCGCCAAGGCTGAATCGCCGGCCCAGGCCATCGACGGCGTGCTGAGCCTGTGCGCCCAGCTGGCCGAAGGGGTACGCGGCGCGCGCCACTGA
- a CDS encoding NAD(P)/FAD-dependent oxidoreductase, translating into MFKQSAQHIGTYYAATYGQIPLRPHLQEALDCDVVIVGGGFSGLHTGLRLALAGKKVVLLEASRIAWAASGRNGGQALPGWSCDMPPLEKALGLERAKRLWDSMVWAAEEMRELPGRHGFDIDYRTGALYTAVLPRRVRQLQESLEEAEQKYGYRQLSFIPQKDLPQWIASPRYLAALHDAGAAHLNPLKLAQGLASAIEAAGGRIFEQSQALDWQETNNGYRVRSEHGEVRGDILVLACNAYVDGLDRELARRLLPVGSYQVATAPLDPELARSLFPRGTCAIDNQFVPDYFRVTPDNRLLFGGGCTYLGGIPKDVPAATRPYLERVFPQLRGVQIDYGWGGHIDCTLHRTPDVGRQGQKYWLQGFSGHGILPTLAAARAVSDAILGDAELLGLYQGLDNPRFPGGDLLAAPIEAVGKAWYRLRDVI; encoded by the coding sequence ATGTTCAAGCAGTCCGCGCAGCACATCGGCACCTACTACGCCGCCACCTACGGCCAGATTCCCCTGCGCCCGCACCTGCAGGAAGCGCTCGACTGCGACGTGGTCATCGTCGGCGGCGGCTTCAGCGGCCTGCACACCGGCCTGCGCCTGGCCCTGGCCGGCAAGAAGGTGGTGCTGCTGGAGGCCAGCCGCATCGCCTGGGCCGCTTCCGGGCGCAACGGCGGCCAAGCCCTGCCGGGCTGGTCCTGCGACATGCCGCCGCTGGAAAAGGCTCTGGGCCTGGAACGCGCCAAGCGCCTGTGGGACAGCATGGTCTGGGCCGCCGAGGAGATGCGCGAGCTGCCCGGCCGCCACGGCTTCGACATCGACTACCGCACCGGCGCCCTGTACACCGCGGTGCTGCCTCGACGCGTGCGCCAGCTGCAGGAGAGCCTGGAGGAAGCCGAGCAGAAGTACGGCTACCGCCAGCTCAGTTTTATCCCCCAGAAGGATCTGCCGCAGTGGATCGCCAGCCCGCGCTACCTGGCCGCGCTGCATGACGCCGGCGCCGCCCATCTCAATCCGCTGAAGCTGGCCCAGGGCCTGGCCAGTGCCATCGAGGCGGCCGGCGGGCGGATCTTCGAGCAGAGCCAGGCGCTGGACTGGCAGGAAACCAACAACGGCTACCGCGTGCGCAGCGAGCACGGCGAGGTGCGCGGCGACATCCTGGTGCTGGCCTGCAACGCCTATGTCGACGGCCTCGACCGCGAACTGGCACGGCGACTGCTGCCGGTCGGCTCCTACCAGGTGGCCACCGCGCCGCTCGACCCGGAGCTGGCGCGCTCGCTGTTCCCGCGCGGCACCTGCGCCATCGACAACCAGTTCGTCCCCGACTACTTCCGCGTCACCCCGGACAACCGCCTGCTGTTCGGCGGCGGCTGCACCTACCTGGGCGGCATCCCCAAGGACGTGCCGGCGGCCACCCGGCCCTACCTGGAGCGCGTGTTTCCGCAGCTGCGCGGGGTGCAGATCGACTACGGCTGGGGCGGCCATATCGACTGCACCCTGCACCGCACCCCGGATGTCGGCCGTCAGGGCCAGAAGTACTGGCTGCAGGGCTTCTCCGGCCACGGCATCCTGCCGACCCTGGCCGCCGCCCGCGCGGTCAGCGATGCGATTCTCGGCGACGCCGAGCTGCTCGGCCTGTATCAGGGCCTGGACAACCCGCGCTTCCCCGGCGGCGACCTGCTGGCCGCGCCCATCGAGGCGGTGGGCAAGGCCTGGTATCGCCTGCGCGATGTGATCTGA
- a CDS encoding LysR substrate-binding domain-containing protein, whose amino-acid sequence MKTTLDELQAFTHVVEAGSISAAAEQLGQTASGISRALSRLEDKLGVTLLRRTTRRLELTEEGSAFLAQARRILAAVEDAEEQMSLRRQAPAGRLRVDAATPFLLHVLIPLVAGFRQRFPQIELELTSNEQNIDLLEQRTDLAIRIGALRDSSLHARPLGCSPVRVLASPAYLAARGMPQTPAELEGHDLLGFTQLEHLNTWPLRHALGDGLPITPTLRASSGETLRQLALAGAGLASLSDFMTEQDRASGTLVEVLADWRVDRRQPINAVYYRNTALAARITCFLDYLGECLAGRDWAKY is encoded by the coding sequence ATGAAAACGACCCTGGACGAACTGCAGGCCTTCACCCACGTGGTGGAGGCCGGCTCCATCAGCGCCGCCGCCGAGCAGCTGGGGCAGACCGCCTCGGGCATCAGCCGTGCGCTGAGCCGGCTGGAAGACAAGCTCGGCGTCACCTTGCTGCGCCGCACCACCCGGCGTCTGGAGCTGACCGAAGAGGGTTCGGCCTTCCTCGCCCAGGCGCGGCGCATCCTCGCCGCCGTGGAGGACGCCGAGGAACAGATGAGTCTGCGCCGCCAGGCGCCGGCCGGGCGCCTGCGCGTGGATGCCGCCACGCCCTTCCTGCTGCATGTGCTGATTCCGCTGGTGGCCGGTTTCCGCCAGCGCTTCCCGCAGATCGAGCTGGAACTGACCAGCAACGAGCAGAACATCGACCTGCTGGAGCAGCGCACCGACCTGGCCATCCGCATCGGCGCGCTGCGCGACTCTAGCCTGCACGCCCGGCCATTGGGCTGCAGCCCCGTGCGCGTGCTGGCCAGCCCCGCCTACCTGGCCGCGCGCGGCATGCCGCAGACCCCGGCCGAGCTGGAAGGCCACGACCTACTCGGCTTCACCCAGCTGGAACACCTCAACACCTGGCCGCTGCGCCACGCCCTCGGCGACGGCCTGCCGATCACCCCGACCCTGCGCGCCTCCAGCGGCGAAACCCTGCGTCAGCTGGCCCTGGCCGGCGCCGGCCTGGCCAGCCTGTCCGACTTCATGACCGAGCAGGACCGCGCTAGCGGTACGCTGGTGGAGGTGCTGGCCGACTGGCGCGTCGACCGGCGCCAGCCGATCAATGCCGTGTACTACCGCAACACGGCGCTGGCGGCGCGTATCACCTGCTTCCTCGACTACCTCGGCGAATGCCTGGCCGGGCGCGACTGGGCGAAATACTGA
- a CDS encoding helix-turn-helix domain-containing protein: MDKQDEIEGLAILVRDLRKHKNVTLGELAERIGRSVGFLSQVERGLSRPTVADLTAISEALGVPTTYFYNPGKPRAVRWVTRPDERRTLYYAGGITDVLASPGMSGGFAMLESFLEPGATSGDGHLDDSSEQGGFVLEGELTVWYGDDAEPVTLGPRDSFQLPPHAQFRYANLTDSPTRVLWVFT; encoded by the coding sequence ATGGACAAGCAGGACGAAATCGAAGGCCTGGCGATCCTGGTGCGCGACCTGCGCAAGCACAAGAACGTCACCCTGGGCGAGCTGGCCGAGCGCATCGGCCGCTCGGTGGGCTTCCTGTCCCAGGTCGAGCGCGGCCTGTCGCGCCCGACCGTGGCCGACCTCACCGCCATCAGCGAGGCGCTGGGCGTGCCGACCACCTACTTCTACAACCCCGGCAAGCCGCGCGCGGTGCGCTGGGTGACCCGCCCGGACGAGCGCCGCACCCTCTACTACGCCGGCGGCATCACCGACGTGCTGGCCTCGCCGGGCATGTCCGGCGGCTTCGCCATGCTCGAGAGCTTCCTCGAACCGGGCGCGACCAGCGGCGACGGCCACCTCGACGACAGCTCCGAGCAGGGCGGTTTCGTCCTCGAAGGCGAGCTGACCGTCTGGTACGGCGACGACGCCGAACCGGTCACCCTCGGCCCGCGCGACAGCTTCCAGCTGCCGCCGCACGCCCAGTTCCGCTACGCCAACCTCACCGATTCCCCAACCAGAGTGCTCTGGGTCTTCACCTGA
- a CDS encoding MBL fold metallo-hydrolase, producing MSLRSLLGAALLALTGLAQAAPLQLQVYNPGEAAVFPVSSTLISGEHEAILVDAQFSTREAAELVRLVKASGKRLTTIYISHGDPDFYFGLQSLKEAFPEARVLATAATVEHIRATQAGKLAYWGPILKDTAPSRVILPEVLAGDSLVLEGEKLQVIGLDPERTTLWIPSLKAVVGGVLVDAGEHVWTADTQTVQARRDWLAMLERIEALQPAVIVPGHYLGDVPHTLAALRFTRGYLKALEQELGQAPDAAALIAAMQRRYPGLPGESSLELSAKVLKGEMQWP from the coding sequence ATGTCTCTTCGTTCCCTTCTTGGCGCTGCCCTGCTCGCCCTCACCGGCCTGGCCCAGGCCGCCCCCCTGCAGCTGCAGGTGTACAACCCCGGCGAGGCCGCGGTGTTCCCGGTCAGCTCGACCCTGATCAGCGGCGAGCACGAGGCCATCCTGGTCGATGCGCAGTTTTCCACCCGCGAGGCCGCCGAGCTGGTGCGCCTGGTCAAGGCCAGCGGCAAGCGCCTGACCACCATCTACATCAGCCACGGCGACCCGGACTTCTACTTCGGCCTGCAGAGCCTCAAGGAGGCCTTCCCCGAGGCCCGGGTGCTGGCCACCGCCGCTACTGTCGAACACATCCGCGCCACCCAGGCCGGCAAGCTGGCCTACTGGGGGCCGATCCTCAAGGACACGGCGCCGAGCCGGGTGATCCTGCCCGAGGTGCTGGCCGGCGACAGCCTGGTCCTCGAAGGCGAGAAGCTGCAGGTGATCGGCCTCGACCCCGAGCGCACCACCCTGTGGATTCCGTCGCTCAAGGCCGTGGTCGGCGGCGTGCTGGTGGATGCCGGCGAGCACGTGTGGACCGCCGATACCCAGACCGTGCAGGCGCGCCGCGACTGGCTGGCGATGCTCGAGCGCATCGAGGCGCTGCAGCCGGCAGTGATCGTGCCCGGCCACTACCTGGGCGACGTGCCGCACACCCTGGCGGCCCTGCGCTTCACCCGTGGCTACCTCAAGGCGCTGGAGCAGGAGCTGGGCCAGGCGCCGGACGCCGCCGCGCTGATCGCCGCCATGCAGCGCCGCTACCCGGGCCTGCCGGGCGAATCCAGCCTGGAGCTGAGCGCCAAGGTGCTCAAGGGAGAAATGCAGTGGCCGTGA
- a CDS encoding dodecin produces the protein MSDHRTYKKIEVVGTSKLSIEDAIANALAECAKSVRNMDWFEVVETRGHIVDGKVAHYQVDLKVGFRISNS, from the coding sequence ATGTCCGATCACCGCACCTACAAGAAGATCGAAGTCGTCGGTACCTCCAAGCTCAGCATCGAGGATGCCATCGCCAACGCCCTGGCCGAATGCGCCAAGAGCGTGCGCAACATGGACTGGTTCGAGGTGGTCGAGACCCGCGGCCATATCGTCGACGGCAAGGTGGCGCACTATCAGGTCGACCTCAAGGTCGGCTTCCGTATCAGCAACAGCTGA
- a CDS encoding LysR family transcriptional regulator, protein MSRELPPLNALRAFEAAARLQSVSQAAEELSVTHGAVSRQIRALEEQLGLALFVKDGRGVKLTDAGVRLRDAASDAFERLRSACAELRQRQDDAPFVLGCPGSLLARWFIPRLDRLNRELPELRLQLSASEGELDPRRPGVEATLCFATPPWPADMQVFELAAERIGPVLSPRYARFAELAERPAAALLGEPLLHTASRPQAWPQWARAQGLDPAALRQGQGFEHLYYLLEAAAAGLGVAIAPQPLVADDLAGGRLVAPWGFVESPAHLALWVPGRSRDNRAERLAQWLGRELGG, encoded by the coding sequence ATGAGCCGAGAACTGCCCCCGCTGAATGCCCTGCGCGCCTTCGAGGCCGCTGCCCGCCTGCAGAGCGTCAGTCAGGCCGCGGAAGAGCTGAGTGTCACCCACGGTGCCGTGAGTCGGCAGATTCGTGCACTGGAGGAACAGCTTGGTCTGGCTCTGTTCGTCAAGGATGGGCGCGGCGTAAAACTCACCGATGCCGGTGTGCGCCTGCGCGATGCCGCCTCCGATGCCTTCGAGCGCCTGCGCAGCGCCTGCGCCGAGCTGCGCCAGCGCCAGGACGACGCGCCCTTCGTGCTCGGCTGCCCCGGCAGCCTGCTGGCGCGCTGGTTCATCCCGCGTCTGGATCGCCTCAACCGCGAGCTGCCGGAGCTGCGCCTGCAGCTGTCGGCCAGCGAGGGCGAGCTGGACCCGCGTCGCCCCGGAGTGGAAGCCACCCTGTGCTTCGCCACGCCGCCCTGGCCGGCGGACATGCAGGTGTTCGAGCTGGCCGCCGAGCGCATCGGCCCGGTGCTGAGTCCACGCTATGCCCGCTTCGCTGAGCTGGCCGAGCGCCCCGCCGCCGCCCTGCTCGGCGAGCCGCTGCTGCACACCGCCTCGCGCCCGCAGGCCTGGCCGCAGTGGGCGCGCGCCCAGGGCCTGGACCCGGCGGCGCTGCGCCAGGGCCAGGGCTTCGAGCACCTGTATTACTTGCTGGAGGCAGCCGCCGCCGGCCTCGGCGTGGCCATCGCGCCGCAGCCGCTGGTGGCCGACGACCTGGCCGGCGGCCGGCTGGTCGCGCCCTGGGGCTTCGTCGAAAGCCCGGCGCACCTGGCGTTGTGGGTGCCGGGGCGCAGCCGCGACAACCGCGCCGAGCGCCTGGCGCAGTGGCTGGGGCGGGAGCTGGGCGGCTGA
- a CDS encoding LysR substrate-binding domain-containing protein, whose product MDRLTAARVFVEVVERGSQTAAAEHLEMSRAMISRYLGELENWVGARLLHRTTRRLSLTGMGAELLPRCRDMLALADELQSAGQRVSSQLGGTLRIASSQSFAQAWLARAVAAFVEQHPAVAVDLQVSSQAVNLVEERIDLALRITNQLDPNLIARRLATCHSVLCAAPAYLARHGTPQTPAELARHNCLTYAYFGRSLWQFERDGEPSGVPVSGNISANESTVLLEASVAGAGISLQPLYAAAPLLRAGRLVQLLPQYRAEALGIHALYGSRRQMLPALRALLDFLAARLQADPHWEEQLAP is encoded by the coding sequence ATGGACCGACTCACCGCCGCCCGGGTCTTCGTCGAAGTGGTCGAGCGCGGTAGCCAGACGGCCGCCGCCGAGCACCTGGAGATGTCACGGGCGATGATCTCGCGCTACCTGGGCGAACTGGAAAACTGGGTCGGCGCCCGCCTGCTGCACCGCACCACGCGCCGCCTGAGCCTGACTGGCATGGGCGCGGAACTGCTGCCGCGCTGCCGCGACATGCTGGCCCTGGCCGACGAACTGCAGAGCGCCGGCCAGCGCGTCAGCAGCCAGCTGGGCGGCACCCTGCGCATCGCCAGCAGCCAGTCCTTCGCCCAGGCCTGGCTGGCGCGGGCGGTGGCCGCCTTCGTCGAGCAGCATCCGGCGGTGGCCGTCGACCTGCAGGTGAGCAGTCAGGCGGTCAACCTGGTGGAGGAACGCATCGACCTGGCCCTGCGCATCACCAACCAGCTCGACCCCAACCTGATCGCCCGGCGCCTGGCCACCTGCCACTCGGTGCTGTGCGCCGCGCCGGCCTACCTGGCGCGCCACGGCACGCCGCAGACGCCGGCGGAGCTGGCCCGGCACAACTGCCTGACCTACGCCTACTTCGGCCGCAGCCTGTGGCAGTTCGAGCGTGATGGCGAACCGAGCGGCGTGCCGGTCAGCGGCAACATCAGCGCCAATGAGTCCACCGTGCTGCTGGAAGCCAGCGTGGCCGGCGCCGGTATCAGCCTGCAGCCGCTCTATGCGGCGGCACCGCTGCTGCGCGCCGGGCGCCTGGTGCAGCTGCTGCCGCAGTACCGTGCCGAAGCCCTGGGCATCCACGCCCTGTACGGTTCGCGGCGGCAGATGCTGCCGGCCCTGCGTGCGCTGCTGGACTTCCTCGCCGCGCGGCTGCAGGCCGACCCGCACTGGGAAGAACAGCTCGCCCCCTGA
- a CDS encoding DUF1161 domain-containing protein, with translation MKRLILGLALLPLAGSVLAAGKPCEELKAEIDAKLKAKGVAVYSLEVVDKGSAGDKQVVGSCEAGSKEIVYQRG, from the coding sequence ATGAAACGACTGATCCTGGGCCTGGCCCTGCTCCCCCTGGCCGGTTCCGTACTGGCCGCCGGCAAGCCCTGCGAGGAGCTCAAGGCGGAGATCGACGCCAAGCTCAAGGCCAAGGGCGTGGCTGTCTACAGCCTGGAAGTGGTCGACAAGGGCAGCGCCGGCGACAAGCAGGTGGTCGGCAGCTGCGAGGCCGGCAGCAAGGAGATCGTCTACCAGCGCGGCTGA
- the trpB gene encoding tryptophan synthase subunit beta — translation MTSFRSGPDAKGLFGRFGGQFVAETLMPLINQLAAEYEKAKTDPAFLEELAYFQRDYIGRASPLYFAERLTEHFGGAKIYLKREDLNHTGAHKINNCIGQILLAKRMGKKRIIAETGAGMHGVATATVAARFGMQCVVYMGTTDIDRQQANVFRMKLLGAEVIPVTAGTGTLKDAMNEALRDWVTNVHNTFYLIGTAAGPHPYPAMVRDFQSVIGNEVREQILAKEGRLPDSLVACIGGGSNAIGLFHPFLDDESVQIVGVEAAGHGIDTGKHAASMAGGAPGVLHGNRTFLLQDADGQITDAHSISAGLDYPGVGPEHAWLHEIKRVEYVPCTDDDALQAFHQCCRLEGIIPALESAHALAEAFKRAAKLPKEHLMVVNLSGRGDKDMQTVMHHMSEQEKHA, via the coding sequence ATGACTTCATTCCGCAGCGGTCCCGACGCCAAGGGCCTGTTCGGCCGCTTCGGCGGCCAGTTCGTCGCCGAAACCCTGATGCCGCTGATCAACCAGCTGGCGGCCGAATACGAGAAGGCCAAGACCGACCCGGCCTTCCTCGAGGAGCTGGCCTACTTCCAGCGCGACTACATCGGCCGGGCCAGCCCGCTGTACTTCGCCGAGCGCCTGACCGAGCACTTCGGCGGGGCGAAGATCTACCTCAAGCGCGAAGACCTGAACCACACCGGCGCGCACAAGATCAACAACTGCATCGGCCAGATCCTGCTGGCCAAGCGCATGGGCAAAAAACGCATCATCGCCGAGACCGGCGCCGGCATGCACGGTGTGGCCACCGCCACCGTGGCCGCGCGCTTCGGCATGCAGTGCGTGGTCTACATGGGCACCACCGACATCGACCGCCAGCAGGCCAACGTGTTCCGCATGAAGCTGCTCGGCGCCGAGGTGATTCCGGTCACCGCCGGCACCGGCACGCTCAAGGATGCGATGAACGAAGCCCTGCGCGACTGGGTGACCAACGTCCATAACACCTTCTACCTGATCGGCACCGCCGCCGGCCCGCACCCGTATCCGGCCATGGTCCGCGACTTCCAGTCGGTGATCGGCAACGAAGTGCGTGAGCAGATCCTGGCGAAGGAAGGCCGCCTGCCCGATTCGCTGGTCGCCTGCATCGGTGGCGGCTCCAACGCCATCGGCCTGTTCCACCCCTTCCTCGATGACGAAAGCGTGCAGATCGTCGGCGTCGAAGCGGCCGGCCACGGCATCGACACCGGCAAGCATGCCGCCAGCATGGCCGGCGGCGCGCCGGGCGTGCTGCACGGCAACCGCACCTTCCTGCTGCAGGACGCCGACGGCCAGATCACCGATGCCCACTCGATCTCCGCCGGTCTCGACTACCCAGGCGTCGGCCCCGAACACGCCTGGTTGCACGAGATCAAGCGCGTCGAATACGTGCCCTGCACCGATGACGACGCGCTGCAGGCCTTCCACCAGTGCTGCCGCCTGGAAGGCATCATCCCTGCGCTGGAGTCGGCCCACGCCCTGGCCGAAGCCTTCAAGCGCGCGGCCAAGCTGCCCAAGGAGCACCTGATGGTGGTCAACCTGTCCGGCCGCGGCGACAAGGACATGCAGACCGTGATGCACCACATGAGCGAACAGGAGAAGCACGCATGA
- a CDS encoding M14-type cytosolic carboxypeptidase: MQIRSDFDSGNIQVLDASDPSRVRLAIRKDFASEHFQWFHFLAEGLTPGQTHRFSLENAPQSSYKNAWAGYQAVASYDGEDWFRVPTTYDEGGLHFQLTAEQPSARFAYFEPYSRARHARLLVRALALPNVALVACGSSLQGRELPLLQVRGTAAAPRKIWLIAQQHPGEHMAEWFMEGLIERLERDDEELRGLLARADLYLVPHMNPDGSFLGNLRTNAAGQDLNRAWQAPSAERSPEVLFVQQQMARIGVDCFLDIHGDEEIPHVFAAGCEGNPGFSPRLDALEQEFRKRLSDAGEFQTLHGYPRDEPGQANLALACNWVGQTYDCLAFTIEMPFKDHDDHPQPRTGWNGARSKGLARAVLRVLAGLVGKLR, translated from the coding sequence ATGCAGATTCGCAGCGACTTCGACAGCGGCAATATCCAGGTGCTGGACGCCAGCGACCCGAGCCGGGTGCGCCTGGCCATCCGCAAGGACTTCGCCAGCGAGCATTTCCAGTGGTTCCACTTCCTCGCCGAGGGCCTGACGCCGGGGCAGACGCACCGCTTCAGCCTGGAGAACGCACCGCAGTCCAGCTACAAGAACGCCTGGGCCGGCTACCAGGCGGTGGCCAGTTACGATGGCGAGGACTGGTTCCGCGTGCCGACCACCTATGACGAGGGCGGCTTGCACTTCCAGCTGACGGCCGAGCAGCCCAGCGCCCGCTTCGCCTACTTCGAGCCCTACAGCCGCGCGCGCCATGCCCGGCTGCTGGTGCGTGCGCTGGCGCTGCCCAATGTCGCCCTGGTCGCCTGCGGCAGCAGCCTGCAGGGCCGCGAGCTGCCGCTGCTGCAGGTGCGCGGTACGGCGGCGGCGCCGCGCAAGATCTGGCTGATTGCCCAGCAGCACCCGGGCGAGCATATGGCCGAATGGTTCATGGAGGGACTGATCGAGCGTCTGGAGCGCGACGACGAGGAGCTACGCGGCCTGCTGGCCCGGGCCGATCTGTACCTGGTGCCGCATATGAACCCGGATGGATCCTTCCTCGGCAACCTGCGCACCAACGCCGCCGGCCAGGACCTCAACCGCGCCTGGCAGGCGCCTTCGGCCGAGCGCAGCCCCGAGGTGCTGTTCGTCCAGCAGCAGATGGCGCGGATCGGCGTGGACTGTTTCCTGGATATCCACGGCGACGAGGAAATCCCCCATGTGTTCGCCGCCGGCTGCGAGGGCAACCCCGGCTTCAGCCCGCGCCTGGATGCGCTGGAGCAGGAGTTCCGCAAGCGCCTGAGCGACGCCGGCGAGTTCCAGACTCTGCACGGCTACCCGCGCGACGAACCGGGCCAGGCCAACCTGGCGCTGGCCTGCAACTGGGTGGGGCAGACCTACGACTGCCTGGCCTTCACCATCGAGATGCCGTTCAAGGACCACGACGACCATCCGCAGCCGCGCACCGGCTGGAACGGCGCGCGCTCCAAGGGCCTGGCCCGGGCGGTGCTGCGGGTGCTGGCGGGGCTGGTCGGCAAGCTGCGCTGA